Proteins encoded in a region of the Streptomyces sp. NBC_01298 genome:
- a CDS encoding molybdopterin-dependent oxidoreductase produces MEFEVNGVPCAVDVDGDPAAVEVVRERLGLTGTKVVCAGGVCGACTIQVDGEPRVACLTPAARLGGRRVTTVEGLAGHPVGRAFAGEDALQCGYCTPGFVVEAAAFFERWRAAHGRRRPGREEIAEALAGHLCRCGAYEGIFSAVAAACAGEYDGEAGAVPRAEAPEKVDGSARYTTDQRAEGLLEGVIIRSPHAHAYVRSLEAGDVAVVPLLPPDGVVRYVGQPVAAVAAADRASARAAAARVTVEYEVLPAALDVGRSRAGEGPLVYEDKAARKLAPGSGEAPQLTPARWRGNRRGPSAMSKRPATAVRRIVEARKNSPERVVEGLFTTAAQSHTPLEPHACLAEWVDGALHLEVSTQSVRQVAVLAAERFGVPLEQVRARAVHVGGGFGCKMGLTSDVVAAVELARLHGAPVRVVLDRDEELTDGGYRPGTRIRLAMTADAEGGLSALAMDVDTDGGVSVGGTVAALARFMYGKAPRRLRDFDTVTHRPPGAPFRGPGGPTMCWALEQAVDEMAHRLGQDPIALRRRWDGNPKRHALYDLAAELPAWSGTRGGTGRFRRGVGVAAANWLYFLDPVTEVELTVEDGIVVARCAVQDMGTGSRTVLRRAVAEGLGVPEERVRAEVGHSDTVHGPTSGGSRTTPSIVPAALDAAERLRDALGAADGDVASRLGLANGVRVTGRRPRDRRGFVTPLNLTMGGVAIGRGFTGSVQVAEVEVDTRLGRIRPLRVWSGIAAGRIHEERLARSQCEGAVVQGVGYALFEERRTDPATGRVLTDNLEDYRIPGIGDTPEITVHFHQEGFDHVPGAGVGLGEISTLPTAAALANAVHDATGWRPYDMPIRPDRLLEGLAT; encoded by the coding sequence GTGGAGTTCGAGGTCAATGGCGTCCCCTGTGCGGTGGACGTGGACGGTGATCCGGCCGCCGTCGAGGTGGTGCGGGAGCGGTTGGGGCTGACCGGGACCAAGGTGGTCTGCGCCGGCGGGGTGTGCGGGGCGTGCACGATCCAGGTCGACGGGGAGCCCCGGGTGGCCTGTCTGACGCCGGCCGCGCGGCTGGGCGGGCGGCGGGTGACGACCGTGGAGGGGCTGGCCGGTCACCCGGTCGGGCGTGCCTTCGCCGGGGAGGACGCCTTGCAGTGCGGTTACTGCACGCCCGGGTTCGTGGTCGAGGCGGCCGCGTTCTTCGAACGGTGGCGGGCCGCGCACGGAAGGCGCAGGCCGGGGCGGGAGGAGATCGCGGAGGCGCTGGCGGGGCACCTGTGCCGGTGTGGCGCCTACGAGGGGATCTTCAGCGCCGTCGCGGCGGCGTGTGCGGGGGAGTACGACGGGGAGGCGGGCGCCGTTCCGCGCGCCGAGGCTCCCGAGAAGGTCGACGGGTCCGCGCGGTACACCACCGACCAGCGGGCCGAGGGGCTGCTGGAGGGGGTGATCATCCGGTCGCCGCACGCGCACGCGTACGTACGGTCCCTTGAGGCCGGGGATGTCGCCGTGGTGCCGCTGCTTCCGCCCGACGGCGTGGTGCGGTACGTCGGGCAGCCCGTTGCGGCGGTCGCGGCGGCGGACCGGGCCTCCGCGCGGGCGGCCGCCGCGCGGGTCACGGTGGAGTACGAGGTGCTGCCGGCCGCACTCGACGTGGGCCGGTCCCGGGCCGGTGAGGGGCCGCTGGTCTACGAGGACAAGGCGGCGCGGAAGCTGGCGCCCGGGTCGGGGGAGGCTCCTCAGCTGACGCCCGCCCGCTGGCGCGGGAACCGGCGGGGACCCTCCGCCATGAGCAAGCGGCCCGCCACGGCCGTGCGCCGCATCGTGGAGGCCCGTAAGAACAGCCCCGAGCGGGTGGTCGAGGGGCTGTTCACCACCGCCGCGCAGAGCCATACGCCGCTCGAACCGCACGCCTGTCTCGCGGAGTGGGTCGACGGCGCCCTCCACCTGGAGGTGTCCACGCAGTCGGTCAGGCAGGTGGCCGTGCTCGCCGCCGAGCGCTTCGGCGTGCCCCTCGAACAGGTGCGGGCCCGGGCCGTCCACGTGGGCGGAGGCTTCGGCTGCAAGATGGGGCTGACCTCCGACGTCGTGGCCGCGGTGGAGTTGGCCCGGCTGCACGGCGCCCCGGTACGGGTGGTGCTGGACCGGGACGAGGAGCTCACCGACGGCGGGTACCGGCCCGGGACCCGGATCCGGCTGGCGATGACCGCGGACGCCGAGGGCGGGCTGAGCGCGCTGGCCATGGACGTGGACACCGACGGCGGGGTCTCGGTGGGCGGCACCGTGGCGGCGCTGGCCCGGTTCATGTACGGCAAGGCCCCGCGCCGGCTACGGGACTTCGACACCGTCACCCACCGGCCCCCGGGCGCCCCCTTCCGCGGACCCGGCGGACCCACGATGTGCTGGGCCCTGGAACAGGCCGTCGACGAGATGGCCCACCGGCTCGGGCAGGATCCGATCGCCCTGCGCCGCCGCTGGGACGGGAACCCGAAGCGCCACGCCCTGTACGACCTGGCCGCGGAACTCCCGGCCTGGTCGGGGACCCGCGGCGGCACCGGGCGGTTCCGCCGGGGCGTCGGGGTGGCCGCGGCCAACTGGCTCTACTTCCTCGACCCCGTCACCGAGGTCGAGCTCACCGTCGAGGACGGGATCGTCGTCGCCCGCTGCGCCGTGCAGGACATGGGCACGGGCTCGCGCACCGTCCTGCGCCGGGCCGTCGCCGAAGGACTCGGCGTACCGGAGGAGCGGGTGCGTGCCGAGGTCGGGCACAGCGACACCGTCCACGGGCCCACCTCCGGCGGCAGCCGCACCACGCCGTCGATCGTGCCCGCGGCCCTGGACGCCGCCGAACGGCTGCGCGACGCGCTCGGCGCCGCTGACGGCGACGTGGCGTCCCGGTTGGGCCTCGCGAACGGCGTACGGGTCACCGGCCGGCGCCCCCGCGACCGCCGGGGCTTCGTGACCCCCCTCAACCTGACCATGGGCGGCGTGGCGATCGGCCGCGGCTTCACCGGATCGGTGCAGGTCGCCGAGGTGGAGGTGGACACCCGGCTCGGCCGGATCCGCCCGCTGCGCGTGTGGAGCGGCATCGCCGCGGGCCGCATCCACGAGGAACGGCTCGCCCGCAGCCAGTGCGAGGGCGCCGTCGTCCAGGGCGTCGGCTACGCCCTGTTCGAGGAGCGGCGCACCGACCCGGCCACGGGGCGGGTGCTGACCGACAACCTGGAGGACTACCGCATCCCCGGCATCGGGGACACCCCCGAGATCACCGTCCACTTCCACCAGGAGGGCTTCGACCACGTCCCCGGCGCCGGAGTCGGCCTCGGGGAGATCTCCACCCTGCCCACCGCGGCCGCCCTGGCCAACGCGGTCCACGACGCCACCGGCTGGCGCCCGTACGACATGCCCATCCGCCCCGACCGGCTCCTGGAAGGACTGGCCACGTGA